From a single Brassica rapa cultivar Chiifu-401-42 chromosome A01, CAAS_Brap_v3.01, whole genome shotgun sequence genomic region:
- the LOC103842288 gene encoding peroxisomal (S)-2-hydroxy-acid oxidase GLO4 isoform X2, whose amino-acid sequence MASCTIEEVASSCNAIRFLQIYVYKRRDVTAQIVKRAEKAGFKAIVLTVDVPKLGRREADIKNKMVSPQLRNFEGLFSTEVIPSEGSGVEAFASSTFDASLNWKDIEWLRSITKLPIMVKGILTREDAVKAIEAGVDGIVVSNHGARQLDYSPATITVLEEIVLVVGGRVPVLLDGGVRRGTDVFKALALGAQAVLIGRPVVYGLAAKGEDGVRKVIEMLKNELELTMALSGCPTIDDITRNHVRTESDRLKSML is encoded by the exons ATGGCTTCATGCACTATTGAGGAAGTTGCTTCCAGTTGTAATGCTATCCGGTTTCTTCAAATATAT GTGTACAAGAGACGCGATGTAACTGCTCAGATAGTGAAAAGAGCTGAGAAAGCTGGATTCAAGGCCATTGTTCTGACTGTTGATGTTCCTAAACTTGGCAGAAGGGAGGCAGATATAAAGAACAA AATGGTATCCCCACAGCTGAGGAACTTTGAAGGATTATTTTCAACCGAAGTCATACCT aGTGAAGGTTCAGGTGTTGAAGCCTTCGCTTCTAGTACATTTGATGCTTCTTTAAACTGGAAG GATATTGAATGGTTAAGATCTATTACAAAGTTGCCAATTATGGTCAAAGGGATACTTACCCGTGAAGACG cTGTTAAGGCTATTGAAGCTGGTGTAGATGGAATAGTTGTATCAAACCATGGGGCCCGCCAGCTTGACTATTCACCAGCTACTATAACTGTTTTAGAAGAG ATTGTTCTTGTTGTTGGAGGGAGGGTGCCGGTTTTGCTTGATGGAGGTGTGAGACGAGGAACAGATGTTTTCAAAGCGTTGGCACTAGGAGCACAAGCTGTTCTT ATAGGGAGGCCTGTAGTGTATGGACTTGCAGCCAAAGGTGAAGATGGAGTGAGAAAAGTGATAGAGATGTTGAAGAATGAGTTGGAGTTAACTATGGCTCTTTCTGGTTGTCCAACCATTGATGACATCACGAGAAACCATGTTAGGACTGAGAGTGATAGACTTAAATCTATGCTCTGA